The window CTCCTCCTCCGTGTGGACCACGCGCATGCCCCGGCCCCCGCCTCCCGCGCTCGCCTTGAGGATCACGGGGTAGCCGATCTCCTGGGCCGCCCGCTTGGCCTCCTCCACGCTGCTCAGCTCGTCCGTGCCCGGCACCGTGGGCACCCCCGCCTCCCGGGCCACCTTCCTCGCCGTGGCCTTGTCCCCCAGGGCCTTCATGTTCTCCGGGGTGGGGCCGATGAAGGTGATCCCGTGCTCCCGGCACATCTCGGCGAAGGTGGCGTTCTCCGCCAGGAAGCCGTAGCCCGGATGGATGGCGTCGGCCCCGGTGACGATGGCCGCGGAGAGGATGTTGGGGATGTTGAGGTAGCTCTGCCCCGAGGGGGGCGGCCCGATGCAGATGGCCTCGTCGGCGAGGAGGACGGGAAGGCTCTTCTCGTCGGCGGTGGAGTGGGCCACCACCGTCTTGATCCCGAGCTCCCGGGCCGCCCGGATGATCCTTAAGGCGATCTCACCCCGGTTGGCGATCAGGACCTTCTTCATACCGGCTGGATAAGGAAGAGGGGCTGGCCGTACTCCACCGGCTCCCCGTTCTCCACCAGGATCTTCTTGACGATCCCCGAGACCTCGGACTCGATCTCGTTCATGAGCTTCATGGCCTCAATGATGCAGAGGACCTGCCCCTTCTCCACCCGGTCCCCCTCCTTCACGTAGGGAGGAGCGTCCGGGGCCGGAGCCCGGTAGAAGGTGCCCACGATGGGGGCCCGGACCTCCACGCACCCCGGGCAGTCGTCCTGGGGCTCCGCCTTGGCCTGGGGCTGGGGCTCCGCCGCCGGGGCCGCCGGCGCGGGCGGGGGCGGGGCCGGCACCTCCGGGGGGGGCACAAGCACGGGGGCCTGGACCTGGGGGACGCCCACCACCTGCACCTCCCCGCCCCGCCGCACGGTGAGCTTGTAGTCCGGGGTCTCCAGGGTGAGCTCGTTCACCCCGTGCTCCACCAAGGCTTGCAGGATCTGCTTCAGCTCCTTCGGCGTCATCGGTGCACCTCGCGGGAAAAGCTTACCCCATACACCCCTTACGGATTTCTGCACCGCATCAAAATCCCGTAGAGGGGGCGGCCCCCCAGGCGGCCTAGGCCCGGCCCACGTACTCGCCGGTCCGGGTGTCCACCTTGATGACCTCTCCGGGTTCCACGAAAAGGGGCACCTGGACCACGGCCCCCGTCTCCAGGGTGGCGGGCTTGGACCCCCCGGAGACCGTGTCCCCCCGCACGCCCGGGGGCGTGTCCACCACCTTGAGCTCCACCACGGTCGGCGGGGTCACCTTGATGGGCTGCCCCTCATACATGTCCCCGAGGGCGGTCATGCCCTCCTTGAAGAACTCCGCCCCCACCACCCGGGAGCGGGGCACGGCGAACTGCTCGTAGGTCTCCAGGTCCATGAAGACCATCTCCTCCCCCTCCGGGTAGAGGTACTGGAGCTCCCGGGTCTCCACGTAGATGTCCTCCAGCTTCTCCCCGGAGTTGAAGGTGCGCTCCACCGTGGCCCCCGTCTCCAGGTTCTTGAACTTGGCCACCACCTTGGCGCCGCCGCGGCCCAGCTTCTGGTGCTGGTACTCCACGCACTCCCAAAGGCCGCCGTCCATCTTCACCTTGGTTCCGGGTCGCAGATCCGTCACGCTGATCATGCCTGTCCCTCCAGTTCCAACACCTGGGGCTTCAGCCCTATTTGGTCAATATAGCGGAGGTAGTCCGCCTCCCCGAGCTCCCGCCCCGCGAGGGCGACCAGCATGGCCTCCATCACGTTGGTCCCAAAGCTCCGGCCGCCAAGCCTCGGGGTGGTGGTGACGAGGCGCCTCACCCCCCGCTCCCGGAGGAAGGCCACGTCCTCCTCCGTGGTGGTGTTGGTGATGACCGTCTTGCCCCGCATGTCCTTGGGCATGTGGCGCCGAACGTAGTGCCAGTCCCCGGCCACCACGTCGGCCCAGGCGTAGTAGCGGGCGCGCCAGTCCTCCCGCACCTCCTCCTGCTTCTTCCCCGTGGGGTAGAGGACGGAAAAGGGCAGGCGGGTGAAGAGGGGAAGGAGGAGGAAGGCGAGCTTCTGCAGGAAGGAGAGGCTGTAGAGGGGGATGGGCAGACCCAGGGCAAAGATGAAGTCCCCGTAGAGCACCCTCGCCCCCGCCTCGTCCAAGGCCTCGGCGAGGCCGAACCGGTCCACGGCCGAGGGCAGGAGGACCTTGGTCTTCCTCCAGTCTATAAGGGAGGCGAGCTCCCGCACCGCCCGCCTCTCCAAGGTGTGCTTGAGGCCGGAGCCGTCCACCACGGGGGTCTTCTTGGCCGCCTCCTTGAGCCTCAGGGCGTCCCGGATGGCGTACCGCCGCCCTCCGGCGAAGAGGTAAAGGTCAATCCCGCCCAGGCCGATGGCGTCCACCTTGCCGTCCAGCTCCTGGATGAGGCAGAGGGCCCTTTGGAAATCCCCGTCCGTCCCCCGCCGCTCCAAGAGGACCCGCTCCCCCAAAAGCTCCACCTCGGCCGCGGCGTCCCGGCGGCTGCTGCCCAAGGAGACGGAAACCACGCGCTTGGCCACGGGGGGCTATTTTACACCCCAAAAGAGTCCGAGGAGAAAGAGGAGGAGGGCGAGGAGGAAGAAAAGCCAGGAGCGCCCGGCGCCGAGAAGCCGGGCGAGAACCCCGAAGACCAGGGCGCCGAAGGCCAGGGCGAAGAAGAGGGCGGAAAGGTGCTCCAAAAACGCCCGCACGGCCCAAGCCTATAGCACCCGGCCCAGGAAGGCCAACACCCGCTCCCGGAAGACCCGGTCCACCTCCCCCCGAAAGAGGTGCCCCCCGGGGTAGCTGAAGCACTCCACGGGCTTTTTCAGGGCCTTGAGCCTGCGGCAGAGCTCCCAGGACCACTCTGGGGGCACCTGGGCGTCCTGGGTGCCGTGGTGGACGCTGTAGGGCACGGAGAGCTCCGCCAGGTAGGTCCAGGCCGAGGCCTGGCGGAGGACCTCCGGGGAAAGGGCGAAAAGCTCCTGTCCCCGGCTTCCCCCGGACCAGTAGCGGATGCGCTCCAGGTTGCGTCTTTCGTCCCCGCTCATGCTCCCGTAGAGGACCGCGCCCTTAAGGCCGGGGTCCACCAGGCTCACGATCTGGGCGACGCCGCCCCCCATGGAGTGGCCGAAGAGGGCGATGCGGGCGGGGTCCGCCTGGGGGAAGGCTCCCCGGCGCACCTCGGCGAGGAGGTTCAGCACGTCCACGGCGTAGACGTGGCGGAGGCCTTGGGCCGGGGCACCTTCGGAAGGGGGGTGGCCCCGAAAGTTCGGGTGGAGGACGAGGTAGCCCCTTTCCGCCAGGAAGTCGGCGTAGGGGGTGGTGTAGGCGAGGAGGCGGTAGCGGCTCGGCTCCACGTAGCCGTGAAGGACCACCACCACGGGGAAGGGGCCCCTTCCTTTGGGCAGGTTGGCGAACCCGTGGACCCGGAGGCCGTCCGAAAGGTAGGAGAACTGGACCCGGGTGAAGGCCGGCCTCTCCTCCAGGACCCGCTCCACGCGAAACCCTCCCTCCCCGTAGGTCCGCGCCCGAAGGTCAGGGAGGGTGAGGACCTGGGCCAGGGCCGGGAGGAGGAGGAAGGAAAGCCAAAGCCCGAGGCGCATGCCCCCAGGCTAAGGGGAAACCCCTCGGGCTAAATGTGGTCCACCTCCCGGGAAAGCCAGCCCGCCTGAAGCCCTTTCAGGCCGATGGCGTGGTAGACGAGCTGGGCCGCGGTCATCTCGGCGTGGAACTGGCCGTTCGGGGAGAGCTCCACGAAGTCCATCCCCACCACCTCCTTCTCGCGGAAGACGGCCTCGAGGAGGTCCACCACCTGGCGGTAGGAAAGCCCCCCGGGAAGGGGCGTGCCCACGCTGGGCATGAGGGAGGGGTCCAGGGCGTCAAAGTCCAGGCTGATGTAGACCCGCTTCCCCAGGGCCCTAAGGATCTCGTCCAGGGGAAGCCCCTCCCGGTGGATCCGGTGGGCGGGAAAGAGGGCCACGCCCTTTTTTCGGGCCAAGCGCAGGGAGTCTCGGTCCATGGCCCGGATCCCCACCTGGACCAGGGGAAACCCCTCCGTGAGGAGGCGGTAGAAGGGGCTTGCGTGGGAGTAGACCGAGCCCTGCCACTCCGGGTAGAGGTCGGCGTGGGCGTCCACGTGAAGGAGGGAAAAATCCCCCAGGGCCTCCCGGTGGGCCTGGACCAGGGGGTGGGTGACGGAGTGGTCCCCGCCCAGGGCCACCACCCACTTCCCCGCCCGGAGGTGCCTTAGGGCCTCCTCCCGGATCAGGCGGTGGCTTTCCTCGGCCATCCCCGCCACCCAGGGCACGGGCTCGGCCGCGTGGATCCCCACCTCCTCGGGGGCGGCGCCGAGCTCCAAAAGAAAGGGCTCAAGCTCGCGGCTCGCCAGGAGGATGGCCTCGGGGCCCCTCCGGGCCCCCGGGAGGAAGGAGAGGGAGAGGTCGTAGGGCACGGGCAGGACGACGACCCGCGCCTCCTCGTAAGGGGTGTCCTTTTCGCCGAAGACGAGGCGCATACGCCAAGAGGGTAAGGCCTACCGGCCCAGGAAGAAAAGCTCCAAGAGGCGCAGGAGGGCCTGCACCCCCCGCTCAAAGTCCCGGACGCGGATGTGCTCGTTGGGGCTGTGCACCCGGCTTCCCGGGTAGCCCACCCCGAGGCCCACCGCCGGGGCCTTGAGGTGGTGGAGGAAGGGGTGCATGGGCCCCGAGCCCGCCATGTTGGGGTAGAGGACGGGCCTCTCCCCGAAGGCCTCCTCCAAGGCCCGCCGCGCCAGGGCCACAAAGGGGTGGGCGAGGTCGGAGCGGGCAGGCCTTTCCCCCTTCTCCAGGACCACCACCTCCACGTCGTGGAAGCCCTGGGCCTCGAGGTGGCGCCGAAGGAGCTCCGGCACCTCCTCCGGGTCCTGGTCCGGCACCAGGCGGAAGTCCAGCTTGGCCCGGGCCTCCGCGGGGAGGACGGTCTTGGACCCGGGGCCTCCGTAGCCCGCGTGGAAGCCGTTGAAGTTGACGCAGGGCTCGGCGTAAAGGCGCTGGTTGAAGTCCAAGTTCCTCGCCCCGCCCAGGAAGTCCCTCACGCCAAAGGCCTCCCGAAGGGCCTCCGACTCGTCCGGGATCTGGGCCAAGACCTCCATCTCCAAGGGGGTGAGGGGGCGCACCTTGGCGTAGAAGCCCGGGATCAAGACCCGCCCCTCCTCGTCCCGAAGCGAGGCCAGGGCCCGGCTCAAGCGGTAGATGGGGTTTTCCACCACCGCCCCGTAGGAGGAGTGGAGGTCAAAGGCCGCCGTCCGCACCCTAAGCTCCAGGGCCACGATGCCCTTGAGCCCGGCGTAGAGGTAGGGCCTGCCCTTGGCGTCCACGCCTCCCGCCTCCCAGAGGATGGCCTCGGCCTTCAAAAGGTCCCGCTTGTCCGCCACGTAGGCCTCGAGGTGGGGGCTTCCCACCTCCTCCTCCCCCTCCACCACGAACTTCACCCGGGGAAGAAA of the Thermus thermophilus HB8 genome contains:
- the accB gene encoding acetyl-CoA carboxylase biotin carboxyl carrier protein translates to MTPKELKQILQALVEHGVNELTLETPDYKLTVRRGGEVQVVGVPQVQAPVLVPPPEVPAPPPPAPAAPAAEPQPQAKAEPQDDCPGCVEVRAPIVGTFYRAPAPDAPPYVKEGDRVEKGQVLCIIEAMKLMNEIESEVSGIVKKILVENGEPVEYGQPLFLIQPV
- the efp gene encoding elongation factor P, coding for MISVTDLRPGTKVKMDGGLWECVEYQHQKLGRGGAKVVAKFKNLETGATVERTFNSGEKLEDIYVETRELQYLYPEGEEMVFMDLETYEQFAVPRSRVVGAEFFKEGMTALGDMYEGQPIKVTPPTVVELKVVDTPPGVRGDTVSGGSKPATLETGAVVQVPLFVEPGEVIKVDTRTGEYVGRA
- a CDS encoding PHP domain-containing protein, which translates into the protein MAKRVVSVSLGSSRRDAAAEVELLGERVLLERRGTDGDFQRALCLIQELDGKVDAIGLGGIDLYLFAGGRRYAIRDALRLKEAAKKTPVVDGSGLKHTLERRAVRELASLIDWRKTKVLLPSAVDRFGLAEALDEAGARVLYGDFIFALGLPIPLYSLSFLQKLAFLLLPLFTRLPFSVLYPTGKKQEEVREDWRARYYAWADVVAGDWHYVRRHMPKDMRGKTVITNTTTEEDVAFLRERGVRRLVTTTPRLGGRSFGTNVMEAMLVALAGRELGEADYLRYIDQIGLKPQVLELEGQA
- a CDS encoding alpha/beta hydrolase family protein, with product MRLGLWLSFLLLPALAQVLTLPDLRARTYGEGGFRVERVLEERPAFTRVQFSYLSDGLRVHGFANLPKGRGPFPVVVVLHGYVEPSRYRLLAYTTPYADFLAERGYLVLHPNFRGHPPSEGAPAQGLRHVYAVDVLNLLAEVRRGAFPQADPARIALFGHSMGGGVAQIVSLVDPGLKGAVLYGSMSGDERRNLERIRYWSGGSRGQELFALSPEVLRQASAWTYLAELSVPYSVHHGTQDAQVPPEWSWELCRRLKALKKPVECFSYPGGHLFRGEVDRVFRERVLAFLGRVL
- the speB gene encoding agmatinase yields the protein MRLVFGEKDTPYEEARVVVLPVPYDLSLSFLPGARRGPEAILLASRELEPFLLELGAAPEEVGIHAAEPVPWVAGMAEESHRLIREEALRHLRAGKWVVALGGDHSVTHPLVQAHREALGDFSLLHVDAHADLYPEWQGSVYSHASPFYRLLTEGFPLVQVGIRAMDRDSLRLARKKGVALFPAHRIHREGLPLDEILRALGKRVYISLDFDALDPSLMPSVGTPLPGGLSYRQVVDLLEAVFREKEVVGMDFVELSPNGQFHAEMTAAQLVYHAIGLKGLQAGWLSREVDHI
- a CDS encoding M20/M25/M40 family metallo-hydrolase — encoded protein: MEAWIAEAKALLAALVAVPSVSAEGRALREGAEKVAEVLEGLGLRAELHEGYGPPVVFAEGGEGERTLLFYNHYDVQPPDPLELWDTDPFVLAEREGAWYARGAHDDKGELVARVVALRRFQEKHGFLPRVKFVVEGEEEVGSPHLEAYVADKRDLLKAEAILWEAGGVDAKGRPYLYAGLKGIVALELRVRTAAFDLHSSYGAVVENPIYRLSRALASLRDEEGRVLIPGFYAKVRPLTPLEMEVLAQIPDESEALREAFGVRDFLGGARNLDFNQRLYAEPCVNFNGFHAGYGGPGSKTVLPAEARAKLDFRLVPDQDPEEVPELLRRHLEAQGFHDVEVVVLEKGERPARSDLAHPFVALARRALEEAFGERPVLYPNMAGSGPMHPFLHHLKAPAVGLGVGYPGSRVHSPNEHIRVRDFERGVQALLRLLELFFLGR